Below is a genomic region from Tripterygium wilfordii isolate XIE 37 chromosome 12, ASM1340144v1, whole genome shotgun sequence.
GTCCTCTTCAACTCACACCTTGATTCCGTCCCCGCCGAGGAGGACAAGTGGTCTCATCCTCCGTTCTCTGCCTTTCACTCCCCCGAAGACGGGAAAATCTATGCGCGTGGTGCGCAGGACGACAAGTGTATCGGCATTCAGTATTTGGAAGCCATCCGCAACCTTAAGGCCAGTGGATTCAAGCCCCTTCGTACGGTTCATGTCTCATATGTACCTGATGAGGAGATTGGGGGTTTTGATGGATCTGCAGAGTTTGTGAAATCGAAGGAATTTGAGGCGTTGAATTTAGGATTAGTGTTGGACGAGGGTCAGGCTTCGCCGACCGATGAATTTAGGGTGTTCTACGCGGACCGATCACCTTGGCATTTGATAATTCGGGCAATTGGAGCCCCGGGACATGGGTCCAGGTTGTATGATAACACTGCCATGGAGAATTTGATGCAAAGTGTGGAGATTATTACTAAGTTCAGGGAGACTCAATTTGATGTTGCTAAGGCTGGTCATGCGGCTTTGTCTGAGGTTGTGTCTGTCAATGCTGTTTATTTGAAGTCTGGGATTCCTTCCCCAACTGTAAGTTAACTAATGTTCTAGTGTTTATCGTCTGGTTATGCTTCTAGTTTCATCTAGTTacggaagaggaagaggaatttTCCATTAATACTGAGGATTTTTCCAGGGGTTCGTGATGAACATGCAACCTTCCGAGGCTGAGGCAGGTTTTGATGTTAGATTGCCTCCTACTGTGGATCCAAATCTTATGAGGGAAAAAATTTCTAAAGAATGGGCGCCTGCCTCCCGGAATATGACATACGAGGTGAATGATGAAGgtcctttttccttttatgaTAATCATCATTCAAACATTGATTCTCTATGCATTCATAAAATAGTTGTTAAATTTAAGTTCTTAGCATTTGGACAAATAAAATCATATTGGCTATGCACTTATGCTGATGCCCTGCCaatttgaattgaatttaatttaatgtGCAATTTTTGTCTCCAGGTTTAGTTTATAAAATTGTTCAATGGAATGTGAATTTGTAATTGGAGAAACCTTTTATGATACTCAACTCACATTAACAAACTTGATTCAATCTAAGTGACAAAGGTAGTTAGGGTACAAGTGAGCGGATGAGTTTCAACCTTGTCTTGGTTCATGTCCTAAGGAATAGGGTGCCACTCAAGAGCTCTTTGTTATCCTTTGCTATACCATTTCATATCTCCCGTTCATAGAATTGGGCATACAACGGGTAAAACAACAGTGTGACCACTTTGATTGCTGTCATATTGATTCATTTCAAGTCATTCTGTTATGATGTAGAAAGTGAACTTTGAAACCCTTTGCTTTGTAGTGGGTGATATTTCTTGGCTTAGTTATCTGTTTTTGGATAATTTGGTTGCTATCATTTGTGGGTTTCTGCTTTGCACTATAACCATATCCATTTGGTATCATCATTTGATTCATTTCTGACTTTCAGAATTCAAAGGGTGAATTTGTGCTAGAGCTTTTCAGATGACAATATCTAAGTTATTATTCATCAGAAGTCAAAATGGGTGAATCTTATACCAGAAGAGTAAAGTATGTGATTATATTAATGAGTAAACGGCATTGTAAAACTTTTTTCAGGAAATCAAAGTGATGTTGCGCTAGATTATTGAGCTAGTGACAACCTAATCAATTGGTTTTCTATGTGATGTTGCTTTAAAAGATTCTGTTACTAGTAGCATTTGCGTTTTTGGATTTATCTCTCTTACAATGTGGTATGAGCAGTGCTATTGCTAATAGACATTTGCGAGAACATTTCCACTTAGATGATCACTTGAATGCATAAATTGATGatgtttttttccctctttttttttttcattttttgttcttttatgaaAGGGTGAGAGTTTGacttttattttatgaaactTCACATgacctagttttttttttttttttaatttgggattGGATGCACTAGGTCATTTTAATCCAAATCAGTAAGTGAAGGACAAGCTTGATGCCATCCTAAATCTAAACCATACTCTTTTCTACTAAATGAGGAAACGCCAATTTCGTTTAATTCAAGTCAATTTCAACATCTTAACTGCATCTGCTTTTACTTTGATTTACCTCGACTTAAAAGTATGATAATGAACATGCAAACTAAAATTTTACAGATAATTGAGAAAGGACCCTTAAGAGACTACAAGGGGCGCCCATTAATGACAGCGACTGACGATTCAAACCCTTGGTGGAGTGTATTTGAGCAAGCTATAATTGCAGCTGGAGGAAAGCTTAAGAAGCCTGAAATTTTGGCCTCAACTACTGATACACGGTTCATGAGGCAAATGGGAATACCTGCTTTTGGTTTCTCACCAATGACAAATACTCCCATTTTATTGCATGACCATGACGAGGTTTGATGATTTTGCTTCTCTCTCACCATCTCTTGTGCATATGTTGCTGTCTCTTGTCTAAATTTGACTTTGTTTTGTAGTTCCTGAAAGATACTGTATTCTTACGTGGAATAAAGGTATACGAGTTTGTAATAAGCTCTTTGAGCTCCTTTGAGGAAGCATCTCAGCAGAAGCTGTGAGATTGGTGATAAATTGTTAGGAAATCAAGCAAATACGACTTCAACGTGGTGGTGAGTGTCAGTATGTTTGGTTATGAtgtatttcttcttttgaatttttcaatagTGTATTATTCTTAGACTAGAATGTTAACATCGTTGACTTTGCTAATCATAGATTgctagaaaaagagaaaaaacaaatgtATGTTGAAGCTACTTGTATTTGTGAATCTTTGGTAGTTCTATCTTTGTTAAATTATACCTGATAGTTTGTCAAGGTGTTTGGGGAGAGTGGGTACTATCCAAAACCCAAGGGTTTACACTTTACAAAGAGAAAGGCACGCAATTACCtcattttaaaaaatctgtcattttatttttttgttctcaGGAGTTTTTGGGGTTTGAAAGAGAAATGTTTAAGGGCTTATTAAATAGTTAGGTGCTAATTCATGTACCATATATGATGCTACTTGAAAGATCTTGCTGAAGCGTGAGATATACATACTAGCACACATGAATGAGACTTGCAAAATAAAATCATGATTCTAATTAGTCCTTGACATGATTATTTTTTCTTGAAGTTTACTGATAAATCTGGGTTGGATTGAAAGAGGCTGCACTTTTATTGTGAGCCAAGCTTGGGTTCATACAGTAGGAAGCCAAGCTTAACATGCAAAATCCTAGCTGAGCATAGCTGTGTGTGGAAGAGCAATGAATGTATAAATTAGTGTACTTTTTGATATCCTTTATAAAACAGCAGTGAAGTTGAGTTTGTGCTTCTGTAAAACCATTGCCTTTACTGGTGAAAGTTCTTGTGGAAGATGTGTTTGTTGTTGAGGTTTATCTGTACATTCTATGCGCATCCTGCAATATTTTGTTTGCTGAAAATGAAGATATAATTACTTAAGAGGTTTCTTCCTCTATGTCTTTTTCAGTCAACAAAGTTTGCCTCCCCAAGATAATGTATCACACACAAGAAACAGCTATATGTGGATATGGTGgttgttgatacttgataccCACATCAAGTTCTGGGAAGTTTTACTCTTAAGTTTTATCTGTTCTTCACATGGATATTGCCTCTTGATGCTCCAACAACCTTTGAAAATCTTGATTGCAAACTTTAAATTAAAGCCCCATCTCTTGCAATATTtcagtatgtgtgtgtgtgtatatatatatatataaccatttAATGGTTCCACTATGCCAATCTGGCTTTTAATAGGGGAAGCATATTATCACATACGGCTTTCAATGGAGATACGGAAGATAAAACAGGGTACGGTGCCAGTTGAGATTTAAGAGCCATATTCTATTTAGAAGAATGCATACATGTATCTTCATtatcttcttattattttttttttaaatcttcatCATTGTGGGGTCTTTGGTACCTGATCATTttatctagaaaaaaaaatgtcaaatactTAAATTCCACATCGATTTGATATATAACTCATCCGAatgttttataaataaaatccaATTTCTCACACATCAACAATGCCTTTGCCTTTTCTTAGCTTAATACCATTAAGTAAGACGATTCCAAAAAATAAAGTCGCGGTAAACCCAAAATAGATAATATTATAGGTGTATTTGAGGCTTTGAACTGAGAAGTTCAACCCAAAAAAAGGGAAACGTTTCATGAGAAATTAGTCACGGTGTGGAATTTGCAGGGGATTAGTTATAGCGCCAAATTGGTTAGGGATAAATCTTTTTATAACCCTGCGacactatttatatatattgacaAATTGTGGATATATATAGTAATTTTTTTCTATGAAATGACAGAGAATAACTTCAAATATGCAAGTAACATCcaaaatccaataaaaaaaaaggctttaatagtactcttttttttcttttctagaaTTTTGGTCTTGAATACTTGTACTTATATATCGTTTCATAGCAGAGAAGGAGTTGAACTTGAGTCTCCCAATCGAGAATTTATGCCAAACCAACTCGGTCATTCCTAGGTGATTAGGCATTAATAGTAGTTAAATTGATTACAGCTTTGCAGCATTGTTCATATCTGTCATTTTCTTAACCATCTAGCTCTGTCCCTGGTGACGTAGTAGACAAAATATACAcagtgggtgtttggcagtgcgtttgtactgcgttcagttgcaacacacctcacagcaccacagttttttgtgacacgccaaacagtttttgcgttccaactcacctcacagcaccacagctttttacctcacagcacctcaccacacctcacagcactcccaaacgcttacaatgtatgttgaattgtcctacgtaatcaaattaggtcaattattttattttagattaatgtacaatataaacattaagtgattttatattaatattattagtcatctaatataaccgtaatttagatacaccaaacgcaccacaccgcaccgcaccacagttttaaaagtgatgcgccaaacagttttttgcgttccaactcacctcacagcaccatagttTTATAACTCATAGTTTTATGTTGAAATGTGAAAAAAGAAACCGCGTTTCCACAAGtaaaaaaacaatttttttttaaaaaaagagtctGAAAACTACATTCCCGGTTATTCAGTTTTGACAGTTCAATACAAAAAATGCAAGCAGGTTTTAAGGGCTCTGACTAGCTTGAACACAAGTCAAATGAACAGCTGCCATTGAAATGCACATTTTGGGTCGCTAAGAAactaccatatatatatatatatatatatatatatatatatatatatatatatatatatatatatagtataagaCTAATGAAATttccttcaaagttcaaacaagcATGGGCCTTATATTGTTCCTGGATTTCTGACTTGGAGAGAATAAACAAGGACGAAAGTGAGATGTGAAActtcattttaattaattttctgaTTAAACAAGGGAAAGCCGAAAGCATACTGTCACCCACGTGATAGAAATCGGAAggactacacatccataaaatttcatccataaacttacataatctaggtggcatgcctttgtggcttctttaataaagtttatttattttttttaatctatgtgacatgcctcataagcatgccacctagattatgtaagtttatggatgaaaaaattatggacatatatcattttgggaTAGAAATATCATAATAACGTGtgattttatatatttaatagtGCAGATAAATTAACCAAATAGGAAGGAGAGAGGAGGGTGAGGACTTTGTACGAAATGAAGACACTACTATTTATTGGGGATTAACCttttttataaatcttttattcttcttaaaaaattatgattgtGTTTTTGATCGGGATCACGAGTCAAACggtatttctttttttgtcccaaataaaattaaattgaacgTGAAAAAGATATAAAACTTTTCGAGCTTATATTAAATTCTTtcatcctcttctttcttttaaatttatttttgtccCATTTTCCCTCCCACAGCTAGATTAGGCTCAAGTCCATTCATCGAGCCATGCATGATGTGTTGGCAtttctcaaaaagaaaataaaaaatgtaccataatatttacttattttgtttttgccGTACCATAAAGATTCTCATAGAACTTGCCGAAAAAAATAGTTAATttgtaaaaacaaaaaaagtagtAAGGGAATCATGCATGGCGGAAAGCCATAAAAATGTTTGagatgtgttatatatatatatatatatatatataataatttatattatccaTTTTATAATAGAGGGAATTTGCATGGGGAGAGAGAGCTATATACAAGTGACGCGGTTTTAGACAGTGAAGCACCAGCTGGTGTGGTGTGGCGGCAAAATTCTGTACCGttcaaatgatcaaaaaaatttattagattaaatcaagttttgacatcatttgtatgtttgaaattcaagtcgaaacacaaaaatattatcTGATCTAAAATAGGGTTAacgtccaaacacaaaaaaactTGTCCGATTTAAATCCGGACATGAATTTCAGGCATATAAATAATGTATGTTCTCATGATTCACACCATATAAAGATTGATTGATAGCTAGCATATGGTGATTATATGGAACAAGCTGGTTTGAAACTTGAGAATATTCGATGTTATTGATTTactgtaattttcttttcttttcaagttGAATGTTgtgttattattaatttattttatattaatttggAACTATTTGgtcaattaattatatttgaaattcaatCTGGGTTAGTATcaggacatgtaaatatttcgtaaattcCTAATGTTGTTCGATTCGGAATTGAATTTTAGCCGGCCCTGGTTATGTGTCATTATATGTgttcttttttaaatattttgggGGCTAAATCATGGTTAATTACTGTTTATAGTTAATTAGACTGCTCGTCTTGTTGTTGTTTAATCTAAATTAATGTATCACAGCCCACACTTAAAGCCTCCCTTCACCATCACCTGCAGATCCTGGAAGTTGCCTCTTCTTTATATAAACAGAATCCTATgtttacattatatatatatatatatacacacactaaaATATAAGATATGATCACCCAATATGATACTTTTTCCCTGTCATTCTTAATTTCGATTTCCAAGATTatatattacattatttttatttttattttgcaaaAACATTTGTGAAAATACCAATGCACATGTTGTAGGTTGTACCTGTTTTCCAttagtgtaatttttttttaatatgaaatATGATAAAATATCATTACTCAAATAGATGCAAATAATACACTCAATTCagtattctcaataattctctCAACGTGCTTCCTCTAACCAAACTCTAGGAAAatttctatgtatatatatatatatatatatatgtatatatgtatgtatgtatatatgattgttcttagaagttactGTGTGTTGGTCATCATTAGAGAATAGCTGCCATTTTTTAGCTGTTTCTAGCTACAGCTAGTCATCTATAATAAACTGCCCACCTAGAAAGTCATACCTACAATTTGTACAATTACTTCCAACGAGGACCCAGTAGACGTTGCATTCACATACATACATTCGTTTAGtctatttatcaaatttaaaaaatttcgtTCACTCTACATTGATAAACATATTGAATGTATGTGATTAAAACAATAGAGAAACTGTAGTGACCGTCACAGACATCCAGTctgtttatcaaattcaaaaaaatttgcagACCCTATACTAATAAACAGATTGAACATACGTGATTGAAACAATCGCAAACTACATGACTCTTAACCCTATTAGTTCTAGTCATAGCACAACAAATTGCTGCCCTAATTAGATTACACCTGGATAATCTTTTGCCAGCAGAGAAGTAAAGATTTTTGTATTAATTAAACAATTATGCCACTGACTAGTTCAAACTCTAAACCCTACCATTCACAAATTACTAATAActagtatatacatacatacatacatacatacatatatatatatatttgttttcattaaattttgaatgAGAGTGACATAATAAAAGTTTTAATCACTAAAGAGAGGACAAATCAGAACAAATCAAGACATCTATCTTCCACTAAAACATAGCTGAAAATATCTGTCACCCATTTCATATTCATACTGTGTTCTTGACTAGAAGAATCTCCTCTGTTAcctttaagaaattaaaaaaaacaaaaaaatcctaCATCTATAAATACCAACTACTCCTCCTCCACATCACATCTCATTTATTCGTATACACTTTCCATCACTTTTTCCCAGGAAAATTTACAGGAGAGAAAAACAACGTTCTTGTTCACTTCCCCTTGCAATGGTGAAGACAGAGCAGAATATCCAATCAGACCCATCAAAGAAAATGCTGTCACCATCACCAACAACAtcattgaagaagatgaagaagttcAAGGGTGTGAGAATGAGGAGCTGGGGTTCATGGGTGTCAGAGATCAGAGCTCCAAATCAAAAAACAAGAATCTGGTTAGGCTCATATTCAACCCCTGAAGCAGCAGCCAGAGCATATGATGCTGCCCTACTCTGTCTTAAAGGAACTTCTGCAAATTTTAACTTCCCAATCTCTTCCTCCTCACATTACATTCCTTCAGACAAAATCATGTCTCCCAAATCAATCCAAAGACTTGCCGCCGCCGCTGCTGCTGCAGTGTCATCTCCTCCTCCtgaatcatcttcatcatcaatccCATCATCTCCATCAGTTTCTGATcatattgatgatgatgtttcATTGATTCCATCAAATGAGTCCACCACCAGCTGCTGCTACAATATTGAACCAATGTCTATGGCAGATTCATGGTTCAACTTTGATGATCAGTTGTTCAACAGTGGAGCCTCATTATTCAATCCAGCACCCATGGTGGATGATTTTTACTTTGAAGGAGATTTCAGTCTATGGAGCTTTGCAGATTAACTGATTAATTGATTTAAGCATACCCAACTCATTCTTTTTTGTCCATTATTATTCAAATTCTTTTTGACCAAATTATAGTAGAAGCAAGCAGAGATTCAAATTCACAGGAGGagga
It encodes:
- the LOC120010875 gene encoding aminoacylase-1 isoform X1, coding for MATPKLFHFFLVILSLLVSAAAKKTSLEPHQVEEDTTISRFRQYLRFNTAHPNPNYAAPVSFLTSVALSIGLQVKTFEFVPGKPVLLLTWKGSNPSLPSVLFNSHLDSVPAEEDKWSHPPFSAFHSPEDGKIYARGAQDDKCIGIQYLEAIRNLKASGFKPLRTVHVSYVPDEEIGGFDGSAEFVKSKEFEALNLGLVLDEGQASPTDEFRVFYADRSPWHLIIRAIGAPGHGSRLYDNTAMENLMQSVEIITKFRETQFDVAKAGHAALSEVVSVNAVYLKSGIPSPTGFVMNMQPSEAEAGFDVRLPPTVDPNLMREKISKEWAPASRNMTYEIIEKGPLRDYKGRPLMTATDDSNPWWSVFEQAIIAAGGKLKKPEILASTTDTRFMRQMGIPAFGFSPMTNTPILLHDHDEFLKDTVFLRGIKVYEFVISSLSSFEEASQQKL
- the LOC120011128 gene encoding ethylene-responsive transcription factor ERF014 encodes the protein MVKTEQNIQSDPSKKMLSPSPTTSLKKMKKFKGVRMRSWGSWVSEIRAPNQKTRIWLGSYSTPEAAARAYDAALLCLKGTSANFNFPISSSSHYIPSDKIMSPKSIQRLAAAAAAAVSSPPPESSSSSIPSSPSVSDHIDDDVSLIPSNESTTSCCYNIEPMSMADSWFNFDDQLFNSGASLFNPAPMVDDFYFEGDFSLWSFAD
- the LOC120010875 gene encoding aminoacylase-1 isoform X2 is translated as MATPKLFHFFLVILSLLVSAAAKKTSLEPHQVEEDTTISRFRQYLRFNTAHPNPNYAAPVSFLTSVALSIGLQVKTFEFVPGKPVLLLTWKGSNPSLPSVLFNSHLDSVPAEEDKWSHPPFSAFHSPEDGKIYARGAQDDKCIGIQYLEAIRNLKASGFKPLRTVHVSYVPDEEIGGFDGSAEFVKSKEFEALNLGLVLDEGQASPTDEFRVFYADRSPWHLIIRAIGAPGHGSRLYDNTAMENLMQSVEIITKFRETQFDVAKAGHAALSEGFVMNMQPSEAEAGFDVRLPPTVDPNLMREKISKEWAPASRNMTYEIIEKGPLRDYKGRPLMTATDDSNPWWSVFEQAIIAAGGKLKKPEILASTTDTRFMRQMGIPAFGFSPMTNTPILLHDHDEFLKDTVFLRGIKVYEFVISSLSSFEEASQQKL